Proteins co-encoded in one Pseudopipra pipra isolate bDixPip1 chromosome 12, bDixPip1.hap1, whole genome shotgun sequence genomic window:
- the PPCDC gene encoding phosphopantothenoylcysteine decarboxylase isoform X1, translated as MEPVSPLEAGIPAGENSPVPQKKFRVLVGVTGSVAALKLPLLVVELLKIPGLEVKVVTTERAKHFYNAQEIPVTLYGDEDEWQLWKGRSDPVLHIELRRWADLMVVAPLDANTLAKVASGICDNLLTCVIRAWDLSKPLLFCPAMNTAMWEHPITARQVEQLKGFGYTEIPCVVKKLVCGDEGRGAMAEVWTILERVKRILEELDVPRQS; from the exons ATGGAGCCTGTCTCCCCACTGGAAGCAGGGATTCCTGCAGGAGAAAACTCACCTGTGCCACAGAAGAAATTCCGTGTCTTGGTGGGGGTGACTGGAAGTGTGGCTGCTCTGAAGCTGCCCCTGCTCGTCGTGGAATTGCTGAAAATCCCTGGG CTCGAGGTGAAGGTGGTCACTACTGAGAGAGCAAAGCACTTCTACAACGCTCAGGAGATTCCTGTCACCCTCTATGGCGATGAAGATGAATGGCAG CTGTGGAAGGGTCGGTCGGACCCCGTCCTGCACATCGAGCTCCGGCGCTGGGCTGACCTGATGGTGGTGGCACCTCTGGATGCCAACACGCTGGCAAAGGTTGCCAGTGGCATCTGTGACAACCTACTG ACTTGTGTCATCCGCGCGTGGGATCTGAGCAAACCTCTGCTCTTCTGCCCAGCCATGAACACGGCCATGTGGGAGCATCCCATCACAGCTCGGCAGGTGGAGCAGCTGAAAGGCTTTGGCTACACGGAAATCCCCTGTGTAGTAAAGAAACTCGTGTGTGGAGATGAAG GCCGAGGTGCCATGGCAGAAGTGTGGACCATCCTGGAGAGAGTTAAAAGGATCCTTGAAGAACTGGATGTGCCAAGGCAGAGCTGA
- the PPCDC gene encoding phosphopantothenoylcysteine decarboxylase isoform X2, giving the protein MNIPTQRLSSSHHLALIGRIAGRHNSHLLLLEVKVVTTERAKHFYNAQEIPVTLYGDEDEWQLWKGRSDPVLHIELRRWADLMVVAPLDANTLAKVASGICDNLLTCVIRAWDLSKPLLFCPAMNTAMWEHPITARQVEQLKGFGYTEIPCVVKKLVCGDEGRGAMAEVWTILERVKRILEELDVPRQS; this is encoded by the exons ATGAACATACCTACACAGAGGCTTTCCTCTTCCCACCACCTTGCTTTGATAGGAAGGATAGCTGGAAGACACAACTCCCACTTGCTTCTG CTCGAGGTGAAGGTGGTCACTACTGAGAGAGCAAAGCACTTCTACAACGCTCAGGAGATTCCTGTCACCCTCTATGGCGATGAAGATGAATGGCAG CTGTGGAAGGGTCGGTCGGACCCCGTCCTGCACATCGAGCTCCGGCGCTGGGCTGACCTGATGGTGGTGGCACCTCTGGATGCCAACACGCTGGCAAAGGTTGCCAGTGGCATCTGTGACAACCTACTG ACTTGTGTCATCCGCGCGTGGGATCTGAGCAAACCTCTGCTCTTCTGCCCAGCCATGAACACGGCCATGTGGGAGCATCCCATCACAGCTCGGCAGGTGGAGCAGCTGAAAGGCTTTGGCTACACGGAAATCCCCTGTGTAGTAAAGAAACTCGTGTGTGGAGATGAAG GCCGAGGTGCCATGGCAGAAGTGTGGACCATCCTGGAGAGAGTTAAAAGGATCCTTGAAGAACTGGATGTGCCAAGGCAGAGCTGA
- the PPCDC gene encoding phosphopantothenoylcysteine decarboxylase isoform X3: protein MEPVSPLEAGIPAGENSPVPQKKFRVLVGVTGSVAALKLPLLVVELLKIPGLEVKVVTTERAKHFYNAQEIPVTLYGDEDEWQDPLLGLVMYVWNMAFEDHDVNEEEERGCPDVLEDFVPPQQTHSRQCSLTTLESATLRGVSGNVKKATAELWSVFCEVGLVKCPLFPAFPVRVW from the exons ATGGAGCCTGTCTCCCCACTGGAAGCAGGGATTCCTGCAGGAGAAAACTCACCTGTGCCACAGAAGAAATTCCGTGTCTTGGTGGGGGTGACTGGAAGTGTGGCTGCTCTGAAGCTGCCCCTGCTCGTCGTGGAATTGCTGAAAATCCCTGGG CTCGAGGTGAAGGTGGTCACTACTGAGAGAGCAAAGCACTTCTACAACGCTCAGGAGATTCCTGTCACCCTCTATGGCGATGAAGATGAATGGCAG GACCCACTCCTTGGTCTAGTAATGTATGTTTGGAATATGGCTTTCGAAGACCATGACGTaaatgaggaagaagaaagaggcTGCCCTGATGTACTGGAGGATTTTGTCCCACCTCAGCAGACCCACAGCAGGCAGTGCTCTCTCACCACTCTGGAATCAGCTACTCTGAGAGGAGTGTCAGGAAATGTCAAGAAAgccactgcagagctgtg GAGTGTGTTTTGTGAGGTGGGATTGGTGAAGTGCCCGTTGTTCCCAGCGTTCCCTGTGAGGGTTTGGTGA